The proteins below are encoded in one region of Sulfolobus sp. A20:
- a CDS encoding NAD(P)-dependent oxidoreductase, with the protein MKVLILGASGQLGSELSKLFPNAIKTYSSSEVIGGVKIDVTDFPLLENFILKVKPDVIINAVAYTDVDGCERDKDKAFEVNAEAVKHIVRASRVTEAYLVHVSTDYVFDGERGNYAESDTPNPINYYGISKLVGEGYALSYDDSLVVRTSGVFKHKGFPIFVYKTLKEGKEVLAFKGYYSPISAKLLAEAIKELIEIRKTGVINVAGERVSRYELALRIAEAYNLPKNVKETDEIKGWVAKRPFDSSLDISKAKRLVSIDFYSLEENLKYMVVK; encoded by the coding sequence ATGAAGGTTCTGATACTGGGGGCTTCTGGACAGTTAGGCTCTGAGCTTTCTAAGCTCTTCCCCAACGCTATAAAGACTTATTCCTCTTCAGAAGTCATAGGTGGGGTAAAGATCGACGTCACTGACTTCCCCCTCCTAGAAAACTTTATACTTAAGGTCAAGCCAGACGTTATAATAAATGCTGTAGCTTATACAGACGTTGATGGGTGTGAGAGGGATAAAGATAAGGCCTTTGAGGTTAACGCTGAGGCGGTAAAGCACATAGTTAGGGCTTCTAGGGTAACAGAGGCATACTTAGTCCACGTGAGTACCGACTATGTCTTTGACGGAGAAAGGGGTAACTATGCAGAATCTGACACACCTAACCCAATAAACTACTACGGTATTTCAAAGTTAGTGGGTGAGGGCTATGCTTTGTCTTATGATGATTCTCTCGTAGTTAGGACTTCAGGCGTCTTTAAGCATAAGGGCTTTCCGATATTTGTTTACAAAACGCTTAAGGAGGGGAAAGAAGTCTTAGCCTTCAAGGGCTATTATTCCCCTATTTCAGCAAAGTTATTAGCTGAGGCTATAAAGGAGTTGATAGAGATAAGGAAGACTGGTGTTATAAACGTTGCAGGTGAGAGGGTCTCACGTTATGAGTTAGCCTTAAGGATAGCAGAGGCTTATAATTTGCCGAAAAACGTAAAGGAAACTGATGAGATAAAGGGTTGGGTAGCTAAGAGACCTTTCGACTCCTCTCTGGATATAAGCAAGGCTAAGAGGTTAGTCTCTATAGACTTCTATTCATTAGAGGAGAACTTAAAGTATATGGTGGTGAAATGA